The sequence ACTGAGCATCCAGGTAACGTTGGAGCAGGATTGGTcttaggaagggacgtaaaactaGTGGGGGTCCAGTGACTGAGGAGGTGCCACATttaaaggcactacaacagcctcattactcagaggGGTACCTACTGACTACACTtcacatgcccgtagccaggattttgaatgggggggttcgttttcatgtttgagggaccatcgagcgccgcaggcgcgagctttctaggggggtccgggggtatgcccccccggaaaattttaaaaattgaaccttctgatatggcatttcctatGTTTTTGAAAGGAATTTTAAAGAGAGacatcagagacaaagttagcatttttttctaggaattccagctccgctggtgtgatacaaataagtccgcctagagaaaaacaaccttgtacattaaaaagtggaccttcgcgcgtttcaaattctaagaattgaaccttctgaaagggcattttctgtgtttttgagagaaattcagaggaaaaatcagagacaaagttttttctagcattctagcttctgtggcgttgctggtgatacaagtaagtccgccttgaaaaaaatcttgaacatttaaaagtggaccttcaagcctgaaaaagtggaccttcaagcctaaaaaagtggaccttcaagcctgcgggggggttcggacgaaccccccgaaccccccctggctacgggcatgcttCAGATGAATATATCACTCACATGGAGTACAGCCTGCCCTGGTCCACGCGGTCCTCCACGTCGGCCAGCGCGCGCACGTGTAGCGGGGAGTGCGGCAGGGTGCCGTGCAGCCAGGGCAGGCCGAACACAGACAGGATGCCGTTGATGATGCCGATCACCAACAGGTCAAGGTTGTACGCAGAGCTTTTCTTCAACCTGAGGCCAATCAGAAACGTAACTTCAAGTtggtgtgtgaatttgtatgagGAATACAAATATCGGGAACCTAGCCCTACGGCTGACGAAGCTATGGTAgagagtgactgagtgagtgagcttTCATATACACTCTTGCTTTCACACAGTACGACTGACGTATCGACAAAATAAAGGCAAATCAGTAGACAACGTGTTGGcatttgattacatgtacatatgtccaAAGTAGCTAGAAAAAAGTGTGAAGCACGAACTTGTTTGCTGGGCTGTTGACGATAGCCGCTGTGATGTTCTGGTCCATGAAGAACAGGAGAGACAGGCAGAAGCCCAGCCCCATGGAGGTGACGACAGCGGTGGAGGTCAGACTGCCCAGTTCCACCGGCACGAACAGGGGACCCGTCTGAACATCAAACCGCGTCACTGGACATCAACGTGCCCGGGAAAATATTTGTTAGAGCCAAGGAAGCAGGAATGATATATCAAAAGGACTAAGCCATTTGTAGTAGCGAATGTGGCGTCGCGTTGCCtaatggcagggtgttcagCCAAGAgcgcccagaggtcctgggttcgaatatcatgacatgccccgttgacgttgtgcccttgggaaaggaacttcACACTAATCTATTCACTTCACTCCGTTtaaatgagtaccaagctttttggacgtccctcggatatgacgttaaatggtattctccaagcagaggtttcggtcgagtggggtagcggtgtccgggattttttacgttcctcttcCTCAAAAATCCCGGACattcctaccccactcgaccgaaacctctgcctggagaataGTTAAATGgatgtcccgtgtttgaggagagtcccacctcagcacgtaaaagaacccaccacatttatcgaaaagattaggggtctttctcggtgtgagtggatcaaatagatctgCCCGTATAAGCAGtgtgtactgttcagtacaaagctggtatgttacgtcATGAGGCGATTTACATgatatgaaatacaaacaaacaaacaaacaaacaaacaatctacTCACAGCTGACCATGCTGAACACGTACACGCCTATGAAGGAGTTGAAGATGACAGAGACTGGCAGGGAGTAGTCGGCAAGGAACTCGCGTTTTTTTGCGTCAAGGTAAGGGCTGTGACGGCGGGAGAAATCAAACAGGGTGTTCATACAATCCAACAGTTTATTAGCAGTTATTTTCGCACTGACAACGTACTTCGTATCACTAACTAAGAGGTACATCTTCTGTTCTGAAAACAGCAGATGGGCATTGTAAACCAGTGTTAATTTGTTTATCTATGGGCTAACTGTTTGATCTACTGCAGTCAACGTTAACTAATAATCAAATTGCGAATCAGCAGACATTTCAGACGAGACATACAAGTAATAGCTACAAGTTGTCTGTACCTATGAATACTGTTGTACAGCATCATGCCCAAAGCCACCGTGCCCAAGAGTAGCAGCAAGTGCAGCAGAGCCTTGTCCAGCTGACAGCCAACAGTCACGTCACCGTAACCATTGCCTTCAGATGTGGTCACGTTATGGCTACAGTCGGGACCGATGTTCTCTTGGAAATCTACAAAAAACACGCAAGAGGCTAAAAACTGTAGGAGAAACACAACAGTGCAGAAGCAATATCATCACAGTACAAATATCAGAGTTATGAACACAAGATCAAAATGTTTAAGAATTCGTTTTCCTTCAaaatattatacaatgtaaaagtatggaaATCCTACGAGATAGCTTTGAACAACGCTTTGAGTGAGGTACGATAGAAAATGCAAAGGTTATGTGTGAGAGGTAAAGATATAGACTAATTCCACATTTTCAATATTGTCCTGGTATGTTTGGTAGTTGGTACACATCGCTTTACATAGGAAACGTGAATACCTACCGTGGATAAGACTTTCAAACGCCGGGGCTACTTTCGTTATGGCGATGAACAGAGCAAAGATCTCCTCGACACATCTAAAAAAAGATCAGTGAGTTACATAGACGAAAGTAACAGGTCCGTGGCCGcagttaatgaatgaatgaatgaatgaatgaagacctttattgcacatttctgccacacttggctaagtacaggtcacaacaaaacaaaatacaagtaccgttaacggatataaaagaatatgactattagtagataaattctacttctcctcgcttttcaagtatagatataaaagaacagacgtgtttttcaatgggaggtttgtctagtaaTACGAACTCACTAGGATCATTCCTATCAACTAGATGGGCAAGTCCCTCATGATACCGGAGATGGGACCAGATGATGTGAGATGCGAGCAAGTTACTAGTAAGTCAATCATAGAAACTTTGAATTAATTCGCAATCGAAGGTGGGTAGGAAATCATGTGGCTATATATACGAGAACAACCGAGATGGATGAATCGACTTCGTTGATTGGATAAGACAGCAATCGTAGACTGGTAATTGAGTCAGAAGCAAATCAAACAAGACTTTACCTGGTGGTGTATTTCATAATGCGGTTGGCCCCCACCAAGGCGTACAGCAGGACGAAGCCGGAGCTCCACAGCCCTACACAGCCGAACATAGGCAGAAAGTCCACGTGCAAGCCATGTGCAATCTCGTAGATAACTACGAAAACGAAAACACACGAAAAAGAAAAGTTAACTTTCTAACAGACCACACTGTGGTAGTTTCGGCATCGACTATGCCAAGGTATTAATTGGGATTCTAGATTATGAAACGTGCAAAGAAGAATGTATATTTGATTCGTATTTTCCCCCAGGGTTAGCCCTTAACAACAACCTTTCAGCGCTGTTCATGTAACCATGTGTCAAGCCAAACCAATAAGTGAAATAGAACAAAGACGAATGTGACAAAACAGCTAGAGTAACAGCAGCAGTAACAGAATATCGTAGGGGTTATGCATTTATATCGATAAGATACAGCTCTGGAGCCACCTACTCTGTGTGTACAGCGCTAGTGGTGCTGTCGTCTGCAGGATGATGAGGGGCTGTCCCGAGAACATGGCGTATATCAGCCCTCCTAACGTCTGCGACACGATCACCTTCCGAACATCTGGTGAGCAATATGACGTAAAATCAATTGTGTCTTTTAAaatcgttcgttcgtttgttcgttcagacccctgTAGTGACTGCTAGTACTAGGGCAGCAAGTCTCCTTGCTGTTACAGCATAGCAGGGTAGATTTTatgcagggaggggttgctagcccttcccctacGTACCCATATAATCATTTACCAGACCACAAAAAGGGCAGAATTGCTTTCATGTCGACTCTGTGAGTTGCTGACATGCTGATATACAGCAGCTATTTCACCCACTGAGCGAAAGCATGGAAATGTCGTCTAGTGCTTTCTCACCTATCTGGCCATGGGTGTTGCGGCTGTTCAGAGTGCCGAACGCGATAGACGGAAGGAGACAGGCGAAGTACAGGAACACAATAGCCGAGATCAGCTTATGCAGAGTGTGGCGTCCCACAAGACCTGCAAACACACAGCACGGAATGGAACAACACAGTGAGCTTCAAACACAGCTTTGACTCTCTTAGTCATCTTTGTCTTAATGGGGATGGTACTATGCAAACAACTGATGGTTTATAAATCATAAATAGATATTCTTTATCGTTCCCACCACCATCCTCATCGTCACCATATTGATAACTTAAGATAACGCCTACAGTTAGACGTGTAAAGGCTCGGTGTGGCAGGtcgtttagtgtaatataacctgcTGCTGTCTCGCCGCGTGAATGCATGCGAAGCTGGTGTCTTACGCTGAATTGAAacgtggttataccggctgtaaaGATACAGATATCATCACCTTCATGATATAGCTGCCACCTGCATCATTTCTTGTCAGCAATTAAAACCAATTAATTCGCTTTATCGTCTAGGTTATCGTATGGACATTAGGAAAATATAGACAGGTATGTAAATATAAGTACATATTTTATATATCTTACCATCTTTGAAGTCGCTGAAGACAGGTATGTAAATATAAGTACATATTTTATATATCTTACCATCTTTGAAGTCGCTGAAGACAGGTATGTAAATATAAGTACATATTTTATATATCTTACCATCTTTGAAGTCGCTGAAGACAGGTATGTAAATATAAGTACATATTTTATATATCTTACCATCTTTGAAGTCGCTGAAGACAGGTATGTAAATATAAGCACATATTTTATATATCTTACCATCTTTGAAGTCGCTGAAGACAGGTATGTAAATATAAGTACATATTTTATATATCTTACCATCTTTGAAGTCGCTGAAGTATAAAGGTGCTCGACGCTCGATGTCGTTCCACACGCCTTTACCGATGGGGCATCCTTGTCTGTCCTGTGTTGTCAAAATAAGGCACTACATGGGTCAAAAAGCAAATCACCACTTCTTTATGAATTTACGCAAAAATGCACATGTAATTTAAAATGTTTCGGTACATTATGGGTTTCCgtgatttgaaaaaattgctatAATCATAATGGTGTTCTTTTGCTTTTTGAAACGTCCACGTACATGTAAAATCAGGCCCTacgagtactgtaaatgcagaaatgttctcggtggttttgtgtttttcgctgtgaactcttcagcgcgaacttaaaaccaccgcgaaactttttgcctacCCAaaactgtagcgctactattgatTCAAACCACgtacgaacactccattttctccctaccgcgaaataaaaaccacgcgaacttaaatgcatttacagtatatagaaaATCTGCTCCTCACAAACCTCCGGTTTCTCGAAAGAAGCTAAGGATTCGGTACTTCCGGTATCCTTTGCACTCGCTCCAACCTCctcaacctccttgctgtacTTCAGTTCCACCCGTCTCAGCATGTTCATGAACTCCACCTTGTCGCGACAGTCCAGAAACTCCTGACGATTCTCGGGCTCGTGTAACAGTGTTGCGAATGTGCGAGCGGTTTCCAGGGCACTGCGGGTAGTTTTCTGGGTGAAAAAATCTCGTCAGTTGAAAGTTCATCCGTGTTGGTAGAAGCCATTAAGTTATGCATCAATTTCAAAGTTAAACTGGggtttccaacacaagaaattggacttatcCAAATTTTCTACTATCCTTGATAAAGACTGCAGTTGATCAGTCGAACATTTGGGTATGTCCAATTTCTTGTtgaaaattgcagtttaactttgacaCAAATCTCGTCAGATAAGACTGTTGTGCAATGTTACATTGTGAAAATTGTCAAAAACCGTAAGCGACCATAACCTACGTACCACCGTCGTTTATTTCTGCCTTTTCCACGCGAGATCGCGTGTCTATTGTACATAGTGAATTCAAACATTCAGCCTTAGATCATTCATTGATTGCCTGTATGTTGATTTATTTTATCCCTCTCCACAACACACACTCCTACCTCCTCACTAGGTGCAAGTACAATGATGATGAATCTGATCTCTTGGCTGGTCTCTCCCAGGTTACGGGGGTGCTTCAGCCTGGCGACAGACACCTGCCGTTTTTTCAGATTCTTCATACTGGCGCTGAGACACAAAGAACACACGGAAAATCACACAGCATGAAGTAGATGCATGGCACTTCTAATCAGGAGATCGTGATGACCTAGCTACCCAGACAGGAGGTCCATGTCAGTCTACAACCGCTCCTATGTGATATAACGAATGATTAGCTTCCTACCAATACGTCGTGTCGGACTGATGAATTTTACAAAATTGAAACTTTAAAAGCGTACTTGCCATCTAAGTATGTACATAATTTGCAGATGTGTTTTCTTCTTCACGTTAAGATGTCAAGTTCTATCTCAGGAATTCTGTTAAGAAATGCCGGAAAGATGACATGTCGACAAACCTCAAATATGTCCATAAAGGTAAAACAACGCGGCACACTTACAAGGCGCATATCCAACTCTGGTCGTAATCCACACTCCCATACTCCGTCATGCTGGTCCCCTGCATTGTTCTGTTGAAATGGTGCACTGTAATGAAAGACATAAACACATCAGCTGGATGCTTTCAAGAGAAAGGCTGGGTCTGTCTGAATCAGTATACAAGATCAAATCTCCCTACTTCCTGTTAAAGCAGTTTCTTgcaccccctttccactagggTGGCAATCTCGCTGCGACCGGGCGGCTTGCATTATGATTAAAATTTCACAGATCACGCGACGAATGTCACGATGGAAAACGCATTCCTCTTtgtgagttttgttgtcttttcagtcatacttctaCATCTTGCATGATGCTTAGTATTCCAATTCTGaatccaattatgaaatcaaaggttagggccctgtcacgcTTGAGCGTAtacccgttgcgtgtgagttgcgtatggacaaaattcaatacgcagccgtacgcacaacagttgtggaatttttcgattattttgacgaatgtgcGACTCACATTTCCTTATTCATATGTTAGATGTGACTCACACATACAttaaaataatcgaaaaatatCTGTAACGTATTACTTGCTTATTAGTGTAATTTCGTTCATACCCTAAAGTATCATGCCTGCTGGGCCGTATTGTGCGTATGCCagcgtacataaaacttacacaaatcgatTGATATGCATGTGAGATGCGTATTGAGCGCACGGCGGCGTatggaaaaaatgtcaatgcgccactcacacgcaacgggtatacgcacaagtgtgagggcctttacacaaattcaattttataTATGATACCAAGGAGGGTTTCttttttatacatgtaggtcgCGGTGAGGTCGCAGTGCGATCGACGTCTAGTCACGGAAAGGGGGCTTATACCAGAGTCGTGTGTGAAGAGAGCGGACAGTGCCTCCTCCGCGCTACAGTCGGGCTCCTCCTTGAGAAGTCCCTCCACCATTTTCACGGCGATGCCATGCAGGCTCGTCTCCGTGATGTCAAGCTCCAGGGCCACCATACTGAAGAAACTGTCCACGTCTTTACTGGCTTCGTACTCATGGCGGAAATCTTTCTTAGGAATTCTCTGCAATGAAAATTAGAATGAGAATGCCATTTCGTCAATTAGCGATATGAAGGAAtaacagttccaaaaaagccgctaggaggcccaaacctataccacttactctcttcCCTAAAAGCAATCTACTACtaaaaaatcgtgaccatagcatgtcaagaACACGAGATAACAAACCCGGAGTCACTAGGGGCCCaaattgtaatcattttgaggtctcatcaagacctacccaccgacgaaatatcaaaataatccatcgaggccttctccagttattctgcttttctaaatacacacatatacatacatacatacatgcatacatacatacaaacaaacgctacccaaaacataatcttcttggcgaagataataatgaaGCACATTGTGTGTTCTACATAAGGCTTGGGGgtgtatgaaaatgaaaagaaatactTTCGcaatctttaaccttctccttgctgaaGCATAGCCTTTGCACCaaaatttgttttgtataattgGGCAgaaggagaaggttaaggccTGAATAGCCTACCTCATGAGTCGCAAACATCAAGGTTATCTCATCCATACTGATCTGATCCGAGCCATCTGCGTGGAACAAAATCATTGGTCACACGACTCACAAGTGCTAACGTTATACTGATAAGAAAACAGGGAAGAAACAG comes from Branchiostoma lanceolatum isolate klBraLanc5 chromosome 2, klBraLanc5.hap2, whole genome shotgun sequence and encodes:
- the LOC136427421 gene encoding solute carrier family 4 member 11-like; this encodes MDPSKVEEDPDGPLRITVSPLDRPPLPNIGKQSPVNVDTLAGPEVDEDAHPNRSTRSRRNLLYNTPSTVSFLGFGPDNQLRRKTLRKRGGGGTERDRSNSTELSSWSIDSELSDDGSDQISMDEITLMFATHERIPKKDFRHEYEASKDVDSFFSMVALELDITETSLHGIAVKMVEGLLKEEPDCSAEEALSALFTHDSVHHFNRTMQGTSMTEYGSVDYDQSWICAFASMKNLKKRQVSVARLKHPRNLGETSQEIRFIIIVLAPSEEKTTRSALETARTFATLLHEPENRQEFLDCRDKVEFMNMLRRVELKYSKEVEEVGASAKDTGSTESLASFEKPEDRQGCPIGKGVWNDIERRAPLYFSDFKDGLVGRHTLHKLISAIVFLYFACLLPSIAFGTLNSRNTHGQIDVRKVIVSQTLGGLIYAMFSGQPLIILQTTAPLALYTQIIYEIAHGLHVDFLPMFGCVGLWSSGFVLLYALVGANRIMKYTTRCVEEIFALFIAITKVAPAFESLIHDFQENIGPDCSHNVTTSEGNGYGDVTVGCQLDKALLHLLLLLGTVALGMMLYNSIHSPYLDAKKREFLADYSLPVSVIFNSFIGVYVFSMVSLTRFDVQTGPLFVPVELGSLTSTAVVTSMGLGFCLSLLFFMDQNITAAIVNSPANKLKKSSAYNLDLLVIGIINGILSVFGLPWLHGTLPHSPLHVRALADVEDRVDQGRLYSIVVRVRETRLAAILSHILIGLSLLLLPSPLNYITEPVLNGLFIFFALISFSGNQFYERLVLILTDQSAYPPNHYIRRVPLTQIHLFTFCQVLQLAVLCGLGLSAMPYLEMIFPIVLLALLPIRHRLMPLLIDPKYIRALDAAHTDNH